Proteins encoded by one window of Dryocola sp. LX212:
- a CDS encoding DUF1471 domain-containing protein has translation MKKIFYVIPLLMSISFTSLAATEIHDREIPDMKQEIGHVSVSVKNGTYSEAMAALSKAADRESATHYRVTSMGRVGMGSDISATAIIYR, from the coding sequence ATGAAAAAAATATTTTATGTCATTCCGTTACTAATGAGCATCAGTTTTACTTCTCTGGCTGCCACAGAAATCCATGACAGAGAAATACCTGACATGAAACAAGAAATTGGTCATGTTTCTGTGAGTGTAAAAAATGGTACCTATTCAGAAGCAATGGCGGCACTAAGTAAAGCGGCAGATAGGGAATCGGCCACCCACTATCGGGTTACATCGATGGGTCGTGTGGGCATGGGTTCAGATATAAGTGCAACCGCAATTATTTATCGATAA
- a CDS encoding YkgB family protein has protein sequence MESNQQKPAIGINNLDMFVLRLSLVVIFFFFGYAKWFDYEAQGLVNFIENSPFLSWMYQVVGIRGGSFILGVAEWLYGLLLLLGFWFRLPGLLGAMGSTITFIMTTTLLFSTPGKFVAEAGGFPALSSTSQFLLKDIVLLAASFVLLEVR, from the coding sequence ATGGAGAGTAATCAACAAAAACCCGCAATAGGGATAAACAATCTTGATATGTTTGTGTTGCGTTTAAGCCTGGTTGTCATTTTCTTTTTCTTTGGTTATGCCAAATGGTTTGACTACGAAGCACAAGGATTAGTCAACTTTATTGAAAACAGCCCATTCCTGTCATGGATGTATCAAGTGGTAGGTATCAGAGGAGGTAGTTTTATCCTGGGTGTTGCAGAATGGCTTTATGGTCTGCTGTTGTTGCTTGGATTTTGGTTCCGTTTGCCTGGTTTGCTTGGTGCAATGGGGTCAACAATTACTTTTATTATGACAACAACTTTGCTCTTTAGTACACCGGGGAAGTTTGTCGCTGAAGCTGGAGGGTTTCCAGCACTTAGCAGTACTTCTCAGTTTTTACTAAAGGATATTGTTTTACTCGCCGCATCTTTCGTTTTGCTTGAAGTGAGATAA
- a CDS encoding DUF302 domain-containing protein produces the protein MSQLKGSYNSKWLRQSPYSVKETADRLLGKLAEYPSVMIIARVDQKKVAEFRDIKIREAECLLFQNCALVGKIISTNIEAGFDLPIKVFIWKADDGQVWIRCTDIDHMNNAYDLNGADGAVTEIYHLLPGWLDYTVSW, from the coding sequence ATGAGCCAGTTAAAAGGTAGTTATAATAGTAAATGGCTAAGACAAAGCCCGTATTCAGTCAAAGAAACAGCTGACAGGTTGCTGGGTAAGCTTGCTGAATACCCTTCTGTAATGATCATTGCTCGTGTCGATCAGAAAAAAGTCGCTGAATTCAGAGATATTAAAATCAGAGAGGCTGAGTGCCTACTGTTTCAAAATTGTGCTTTGGTTGGCAAAATCATTTCAACAAATATTGAAGCAGGGTTTGATCTGCCAATAAAGGTGTTTATCTGGAAGGCAGACGATGGACAAGTCTGGATCCGCTGTACTGATATAGACCATATGAACAACGCTTACGACCTGAATGGCGCTGATGGTGCTGTTACAGAAATTTATCATTTATTGCCTGGATGGCTCGACTATACCGTCAGTTGGTGA